From the Nakamurella alba genome, the window TGGCGGGATCCCATCGTCGTAATGCCTCGACCAGGCCCAACCGGGCCTGCTGCTCCAGGTCCTCCAGCGGCGCGCCCCGGTGCGCGAACCGGCGCGCGACCCACGCCGCCACATCCAGATACTCCTGCACCACCAGGTTCTCGATCCGCCGGACCTCCCACGGGCTCCCGCTCTCGCGGACCGAGACCAGTTCCGCCAACAGCTCCGCGCCGAGTCCGCTCCGTCGTTCCGCCATCGTCACCTCTCCCTCGGATCCGGACCTGCACCACGGACCTGACGAACTGACCCTGCACCGTCGACAACACGTCGACGGTGCAGGGTCGGCCGTCGGCGATCAGTCGGACGACGTCGCGGCCACCGCCTCCAGGACCACGTCGACCACCTGCTGCGGGTGGGCGAGCATGACCAGGTGCGAGGAGTCGATCTCGGTCACCTTCATGCCGGCCCGCTCGTAGCCGAAGCGCTCGACGTCGGGGTTGATGGTGTGGTCCGCGGACGACACCGTTCCCCAGGACGGCCGCGTCTTCCAGGCCGCCGCCGGTGCGGTCTCACCGAAGGCCAGGGCCGCGAGCGGCCGCTGCGAGTGCGCCAGGATGCGTGCCAACGACGGGTCCACGTCGTGCGCGAAGATCGCCGGGAACCGGGCGATGTCGACGGACACGTCGGTCCCGTCCTCCTGGCCCGGGACCGGGAACGGCGTGTACACCAGGGCAGAGGCGAGATCGGAATCAGGGAAACGACCCTGCAGCTCACCCAGGCTCTCCCCCTCCTCGAGTGCGTACCCGGCCAGGTAGACCAGGCCGACCACGTTGTCCGTCGTGCCGGCGACGGTGATCACCGCACCGCCGTACGAATGGCCGACCAGCAGCACCGGGCCGGGGATCTGCGCGACGACCGAACTGATGTAGGCGGAGTCGCCGAGCAGGCTCCGGTTCGGCACGGCCGGTGCGAGGACGTCGACTCCGGCGTCCAGCAGCAGCGGGATGACGGCGGCGAAGCTCGAGGCGTCGGCGAAGGCGCCGTGGACGAGAACAACGGTAGGCTTTGGCATCTGGATCGGTCCTGTCGGTAGGTCGGAGGTAGGAGGTAGGAGGGAAGTCGGGAACTGTCAGGGGGAAAGGACGCGGTGGAAGGGCTCAGTGGAGGGCGTCGCGGAGGAAGAGTCCGCCCTGCGCCGTCGCGGCCCGGGCGGCATGGGTGTCGCGCATCGCGTCGACCATCACGAAGTCGTGGACGATGCCCTGGTAGCGGACGGCGGTGGTCGGGACCCCGGCGGCCCTGAGCTTGGCCGCGTAGGCCTCGCCCTCGTCGCGCAGCACGTCGGCCTCACCGACGACGACAAGGGCGGGCGGAAGTCCGGCGAGGTCCTCGGTCGTGGCGCGCAGCGGGGAGCAGGTGATCTCGTCCCGTTGGGCGTCGTCGGTCGTGTACTGGTTCCAGAACCACTGCATGGCATCCCTGCGCAGCCAGTAGCCGGTGCCGAACTGGTGGTAGGAGTCGGTGTCGAAGGCCGCGTCGGTGACCGGGTAGTACAGCAGCTGCGCCGCGAGCACGGGGCCGGACCGCTGCTTGGCCATGATCGTCACCGCGGCGGACATGTTGCCGCCCACCGAGTCCCCGGCGATCGCGATGCGTTCGGGGTCGAGGCCGTGGTCCGCACCGTGGGCGGCGATCCACTCGAGGGCGGCGTAGGCCTGCTCGATGGCCACCGGGTAGCGGGCCTCCGGTGAGCGGTCGTAGTTGACGAAGACCGCGGCGGCGCCGGCCCGGGTCGCCAGTTCGCGGACCAGTCGGTCGTGGGTCCCCAGGTCGCCGAACACCCACCCGGCACCATGGATGTACAGGATCACCGGCAGTGGTCCGGTGAGGCCGGCCGGGATGATGATGTCCAGGGACAGTGTGCCGGTCGGACCGCCGTCGGCGGTGACCGGGGTGACCGTCGCATCGGGACGCGGGGTCGGGCCGGACTGCACGCCGTCGACGGTCCGGCGACCGTCCTCGATGGCCAGGTCGAACAGGTAGGGCGGGGCGGCGGTGTCGTCGCAGAACTGCTGCGCCGCCGCTTCCAGGACTGGTGTCGGGTAGTTCACGCGCACTCCTCGGAGCCGGTGGATCGGGACCAGCAGAGCCTGTCCCCGATCCGGTGGCGTGTCGTCCGTCGAACGACTGCACCCCGGACATCAGCTGCCCGTGCCTGTCTCCTCACCGGTCCGCAGGGCGCCCGCCAACTGGGTCCGCCGGCCGACACCCAGCGCGACGAAGGCCCTGGAGAGGTGGGTGGACACGGTGCGCACCGACAGTCCGAGGTTCTCCGCGATCTGTTCGTTGGTCCACCCGCTGGCGGCGAGCTCCGCGACCCGGCGCTGTTGCGCGGTCAACCGCGGGTCCCCCTGCCGCGCCGACACCGGCGCGCCCACGGCCCGTCCGTCGTCGGCCGCCCGTCCGGCCCACGCGTCGAGACCCATCACGGTGTAGGCGTCGTGGGCCGCGGCATACATCTCCCTTGCCTCGCGAGGCCGTCGCCGCATCCGGAGCCATCCGGCATAGTCCGCG encodes:
- a CDS encoding alpha/beta hydrolase, with product MPKPTVVLVHGAFADASSFAAVIPLLLDAGVDVLAPAVPNRSLLGDSAYISSVVAQIPGPVLLVGHSYGGAVITVAGTTDNVVGLVYLAGYALEEGESLGELQGRFPDSDLASALVYTPFPVPGQEDGTDVSVDIARFPAIFAHDVDPSLARILAHSQRPLAALAFGETAPAAAWKTRPSWGTVSSADHTINPDVERFGYERAGMKVTEIDSSHLVMLAHPQQVVDVVLEAVAATSSD
- a CDS encoding alpha/beta hydrolase, which produces MNYPTPVLEAAAQQFCDDTAAPPYLFDLAIEDGRRTVDGVQSGPTPRPDATVTPVTADGGPTGTLSLDIIIPAGLTGPLPVILYIHGAGWVFGDLGTHDRLVRELATRAGAAAVFVNYDRSPEARYPVAIEQAYAALEWIAAHGADHGLDPERIAIAGDSVGGNMSAAVTIMAKQRSGPVLAAQLLYYPVTDAAFDTDSYHQFGTGYWLRRDAMQWFWNQYTTDDAQRDEITCSPLRATTEDLAGLPPALVVVGEADVLRDEGEAYAAKLRAAGVPTTAVRYQGIVHDFVMVDAMRDTHAARAATAQGGLFLRDALH